The following proteins are encoded in a genomic region of Haloarcula marina:
- a CDS encoding DUF5791 family protein, with translation MLRAEFPDAGEQTPEALLAAYESVLADAVATVGVESVVEATGLDERVVEAVADGDAADCSLSDAAAILSTDPDRPDADAIEAEARDILLMGMTTAVMDVETLSSGIDTEMEPKEIQQKIEGRYPVTLREFAVLHSYIESQQR, from the coding sequence ATGCTCAGAGCGGAGTTTCCCGACGCCGGGGAGCAGACCCCCGAGGCGTTGCTCGCGGCCTACGAGTCGGTGCTCGCCGACGCCGTCGCGACGGTCGGCGTCGAGTCGGTTGTCGAAGCGACGGGGTTGGACGAGCGCGTCGTCGAAGCGGTCGCTGACGGCGACGCGGCCGACTGCTCGCTGTCCGACGCGGCGGCGATTCTGTCGACCGACCCCGACCGACCCGACGCCGACGCCATCGAGGCCGAGGCGCGGGACATCCTCCTGATGGGGATGACGACGGCCGTGATGGACGTCGAGACGCTGTCCTCGGGTATCGACACCGAGATGGAACCGAAGGAGATCCAACAGAAGATAGAGGGGCGCTATCCAGTGACGCTGCGTGAGTTCGCCGTCCTGCACAGCTACATCGAGAGCCAGCAGCGATGA
- a CDS encoding Hsp20/alpha crystallin family protein: MMRGIGESIGNALFENLGRAAGRVQENKPLPADTLESDDAYLVVFDAPGATASDIQVRYVDDRVEVRVDRFRDFHDGFEMRYPGRGLALDGAVTLPEDARVDPSTASATLKDNGTLHVRVPKAAGEEGGDEDAVEVSDETADEIADEGTDADDAADAEE, translated from the coding sequence ATGATGCGCGGCATCGGGGAGTCAATCGGCAACGCGCTGTTCGAGAACCTCGGCCGGGCGGCCGGTCGGGTGCAGGAGAACAAGCCGCTGCCCGCCGACACGCTGGAGTCCGACGACGCCTACCTCGTCGTCTTCGACGCCCCCGGTGCGACCGCGAGCGACATTCAGGTCCGCTACGTCGACGACCGCGTCGAGGTGCGCGTCGACCGCTTCCGCGATTTCCACGACGGATTCGAGATGCGCTACCCCGGCCGCGGCCTCGCCCTCGACGGAGCCGTGACCCTGCCCGAAGACGCCCGCGTCGACCCCTCGACGGCCTCGGCGACGCTGAAGGACAACGGCACGCTCCACGTGCGCGTTCCGAAGGCGGCGGGCGAGGAGGGAGGGGACGAGGACGCGGTCGAGGTTTCGGACGAGACGGCCGACGAGATTGCTGACGAAGGAACCGACGCTGACGACGCGGCCGACGCCGAAGAATAG
- a CDS encoding DUF7388 family protein: MSTRSTRTLSAVGIDAVALKPMEVDPRRATGLDVETVVVDYEGHEYVPDFDTLRALADSASVRLTTPVRADGYDPLGDDSALAALPDAVERVLVAGHSAYLTESEASRAVAPRLEAATADAADPWVGTEGIERLAMAVGGTQYELLARSTERDIRALRAAGFDGDIALYAPVVLTDDTDAILDAVGAYAARRRPVRAALPDDAATDSAATGRAREVLEQAVSDYALVGTGGEIDARIDRLREVGVDTVVGYPARGLDPLLE, encoded by the coding sequence ATGAGCACACGCTCGACGCGGACGCTTTCGGCCGTGGGCATCGACGCGGTGGCGCTCAAGCCGATGGAAGTCGACCCGCGACGAGCCACCGGTCTCGACGTCGAGACGGTCGTCGTCGACTACGAGGGCCACGAGTACGTTCCCGATTTCGACACCCTCCGAGCGCTCGCCGACAGCGCGTCGGTACGCCTGACGACGCCCGTCCGGGCCGACGGCTACGACCCGCTCGGCGACGACTCGGCGCTCGCGGCCCTGCCCGACGCTGTCGAACGCGTGCTGGTAGCCGGGCACAGCGCCTATCTCACCGAGTCCGAAGCGTCGCGGGCGGTCGCACCGCGACTGGAAGCCGCCACCGCGGACGCCGCCGACCCGTGGGTCGGGACCGAGGGCATCGAACGCCTCGCGATGGCCGTCGGCGGCACGCAGTACGAACTGCTCGCTCGCTCCACCGAACGCGACATCCGGGCACTTCGCGCCGCCGGGTTCGACGGCGACATCGCGCTGTACGCCCCCGTCGTTCTCACCGACGACACGGACGCGATTCTCGACGCCGTCGGCGCGTACGCCGCCCGGCGCCGCCCCGTTCGCGCGGCGCTTCCCGACGACGCCGCCACCGACAGCGCGGCGACTGGTCGCGCCCGCGAGGTTCTCGAACAGGCCGTCAGCGACTATGCCCTCGTGGGAACTGGGGGGGAAATCGACGCGCGAATCGACCGACTTCGCGAGGTCGGCGTCGACACCGTCGTCGGTTACCCGGCCCGTGGGCTGGACCCGCTCCTCGAATAG
- a CDS encoding DUF429 domain-containing protein produces MSAGVLGVDFSGAAAAGDALWVTEATRTADGLVVDACYRGTERWGRDRESTHAGLVERIRTDEIGTVGLDFPFSLPEAVLDAQCDGTWRGFLEWVGGSDGPTDPGAFSTACRETAERVAGKRDVRRETDARRGALCPYTNRVRSMTYHGARDVLGRLADDSETTVTPMQGDGTDAETVVCEVYPAATFGWLGCYREGYKATDGARPRREMNLETVAACSVDVADHRETYLRNHDALDSLAAALSAGRVADGARPAAVGPREEGRIYV; encoded by the coding sequence ATGAGTGCCGGTGTCTTGGGTGTGGACTTCAGCGGGGCCGCCGCGGCGGGCGACGCGCTCTGGGTGACGGAGGCCACCCGGACGGCCGACGGCCTGGTCGTCGACGCGTGTTACCGCGGAACAGAGCGATGGGGGCGGGACAGGGAGAGCACGCACGCGGGCCTCGTCGAGCGAATCCGGACCGACGAGATAGGGACCGTCGGCCTGGACTTCCCGTTCAGCCTCCCCGAGGCAGTCCTCGACGCGCAGTGCGACGGGACGTGGCGGGGATTCCTCGAGTGGGTCGGCGGGAGCGACGGACCGACGGACCCCGGCGCGTTCTCGACGGCCTGCCGGGAAACCGCCGAGCGGGTCGCCGGGAAGCGCGACGTGCGGCGGGAGACGGACGCCCGACGCGGCGCGCTCTGCCCGTACACCAACCGCGTCCGGAGCATGACCTACCACGGCGCACGGGACGTGTTGGGCCGACTGGCCGACGACTCCGAAACGACCGTCACGCCGATGCAGGGCGACGGCACGGACGCCGAAACGGTCGTCTGCGAAGTGTACCCCGCCGCGACGTTCGGCTGGCTGGGGTGTTACCGCGAGGGGTACAAGGCGACCGACGGCGCGCGCCCGCGCCGGGAGATGAACCTCGAAACCGTCGCGGCCTGCAGCGTCGACGTGGCCGACCATCGCGAGACGTACCTCCGGAACCACGACGCGTTGGACTCACTCGCGGCCGCCCTCTCGGCCGGTCGGGTGGCCGACGGCGCGCGTCCGGCGGCCGTCGGCCCCCGCGAAGAAGGCCGCATCTACGTATAA
- a CDS encoding DUF7109 family protein, with product MDLTPDDLAGVVDLFGALTRAECGQACAELAFKRGEDDDVDAFGSLVDEALASYHLVSVADHDAGVDDPLLVVGPTAFPTLPDGATDLPHIMSVPEREVSSETVAEAAEARFREDAVLAVRADDDERIADLLDVSYDLEAWGSVDLASARDRLDDA from the coding sequence ATGGACCTGACACCGGACGACCTCGCGGGCGTCGTCGACCTCTTCGGCGCGCTGACCCGCGCGGAGTGCGGACAGGCGTGTGCCGAACTCGCGTTCAAGCGGGGCGAGGACGACGACGTGGACGCGTTCGGGAGCCTCGTCGACGAGGCGCTGGCGTCGTACCACCTCGTCAGCGTCGCCGACCACGACGCGGGCGTCGACGACCCGCTACTGGTCGTCGGCCCGACGGCGTTCCCCACACTTCCCGACGGCGCGACCGACCTGCCACACATCATGTCCGTGCCCGAGCGCGAGGTTTCGAGCGAGACGGTCGCCGAGGCCGCCGAGGCGCGCTTTCGAGAGGACGCCGTCCTCGCGGTTCGGGCGGACGACGACGAGCGTATCGCCGACCTGCTGGACGTGAGCTACGACCTCGAAGCGTGGGGGTCGGTCGACCTCGCGTCGGCCCGCGACCGACTCGACGACGCGTAG
- a CDS encoding HVO_0758 family zinc finger protein, producing MDSVRKALRAGDVEKDGYGRLSCVTCDEPLSTDNNPDKIGKIRVCPDCGSEWKELG from the coding sequence ATGGACTCGGTCAGGAAGGCGTTACGAGCGGGGGACGTCGAGAAAGACGGCTACGGGCGACTGTCGTGTGTCACCTGCGACGAACCGCTGTCGACGGACAACAACCCCGACAAAATCGGGAAGATACGCGTCTGTCCCGATTGCGGGAGCGAGTGGAAGGAACTGGGCTGA
- a CDS encoding DUF7559 family protein, with translation MPTTLEVVCTDDDCMLDMFELHYTYDMPEDVGVTDFTCPYCGGVDSLEAVEL, from the coding sequence ATGCCCACGACGCTCGAAGTCGTCTGTACCGACGACGACTGTATGCTCGACATGTTCGAGCTACACTACACGTACGACATGCCCGAGGACGTCGGCGTCACGGACTTCACGTGTCCGTACTGCGGCGGCGTCGACAGTCTGGAGGCCGTCGAGCTATGA
- a CDS encoding MFS transporter: MVFLINLSRVVFAPLIEPIRAATGASDATLGLLATLVWVGSAVPRLPTGYLLTRISRAQAIFGSGVVLTVGTTFTALTTDPTLLLVGGFTMGLASGVYIVAANTLISELYPDSPGKMLGRHGVASQLAAVGAPALVSAALLFGDWRTTLQVMAVAAAVMTVVFTVIAKRTAFPEAGAADTDLVGAVRAQWRIILTGVVTLGFMTMVWNGLFNFYVTYLGTIGVSESTGRILLQVVFGTGVPAFYVSGRLADRLPAVPYLLVIVAAFTGCILVLPVVRGFWPLVAFSAVTGYVIHSSFPAADTYLLGSLPDHHRASAYAAYGAGMMVIQAPGSVVVGTLRDAGISFATIFEWMGGGLVVLLVLLLALHADGRLPETAEA, from the coding sequence TTGGTGTTTCTCATCAACCTCTCGCGAGTCGTCTTCGCGCCGCTCATCGAACCGATTCGAGCGGCGACCGGCGCGAGCGACGCCACGCTCGGTCTGTTGGCGACGCTCGTCTGGGTCGGAAGCGCCGTGCCGCGCCTGCCGACCGGCTATCTGCTGACCCGCATCTCTCGGGCGCAGGCCATCTTCGGGTCCGGTGTCGTCCTCACCGTCGGGACGACGTTCACCGCGCTGACGACCGACCCCACGCTGTTGCTCGTCGGTGGCTTCACCATGGGACTCGCGAGCGGCGTCTACATCGTCGCCGCCAACACGCTCATCAGCGAACTGTACCCCGACTCACCCGGCAAAATGCTCGGTCGGCACGGCGTCGCGAGTCAACTGGCCGCCGTCGGCGCGCCTGCCCTCGTGTCGGCCGCGCTCCTGTTCGGCGACTGGCGGACGACGCTGCAGGTGATGGCCGTCGCCGCGGCGGTGATGACCGTCGTGTTCACCGTCATCGCGAAGCGGACGGCGTTTCCCGAGGCCGGGGCCGCAGACACGGACTTGGTGGGCGCGGTGCGAGCGCAGTGGCGCATCATCCTCACTGGCGTCGTGACCCTCGGATTCATGACGATGGTGTGGAACGGCCTGTTCAACTTCTACGTCACGTATCTGGGAACTATCGGCGTGAGCGAGTCGACGGGCCGGATACTGCTGCAAGTGGTGTTCGGCACGGGCGTCCCCGCCTTCTACGTCAGCGGCCGACTGGCCGACCGGTTACCCGCCGTGCCGTATCTGCTCGTCATCGTCGCCGCGTTCACGGGTTGTATCCTCGTGCTCCCCGTGGTACGCGGGTTCTGGCCGTTGGTCGCGTTCAGCGCGGTCACGGGCTACGTCATCCACAGCAGTTTCCCGGCGGCCGATACCTATCTGCTCGGGTCGCTCCCGGACCACCACCGAGCAAGCGCGTACGCGGCCTACGGCGCGGGGATGATGGTGATACAGGCCCCCGGCAGCGTCGTCGTGGGAACGCTCCGAGACGCTGGCATCTCGTTCGCGACCATCTTCGAGTGGATGGGCGGTGGCCTCGTGGTCCTGCTGGTCCTCTTACTCGCGTTGCACGCCGACGGTCGACTGCCCGAGACGGCAGAAGCCTGA
- a CDS encoding DUF4112 domain-containing protein has product MDTEPKALGRIRTVARLLDESVRVPVVGIRVGIDPILGVLPVAGDLLAGVCSLYIVAEAVRLGVSKRTLFRMLLNVALDVAVGAVPLVGDLFDAFWKANVRNAELVAAELEASA; this is encoded by the coding sequence ATGGACACCGAACCGAAGGCGCTGGGGCGAATCCGAACCGTCGCCCGACTACTCGACGAGAGCGTTCGCGTCCCCGTGGTCGGGATTCGCGTCGGTATCGACCCGATTCTGGGCGTCCTTCCGGTCGCCGGTGACCTCCTCGCAGGCGTCTGCTCGCTGTACATCGTCGCCGAAGCCGTCCGTCTCGGCGTCTCCAAGCGAACGCTCTTCCGGATGCTCCTGAACGTCGCCCTCGACGTGGCCGTCGGCGCGGTTCCGCTGGTCGGCGACCTCTTCGACGCGTTCTGGAAGGCGAACGTCCGCAACGCCGAACTGGTGGCGGCCGAACTAGAGGCGTCGGCCTGA
- a CDS encoding glycoside hydrolase family 18 protein, which yields MNAAISRRDFLTALGATAALGAVGHARADPIHAPLDEQNAPPTDKTVIGIYPSWSRYERNYMPGRVPLDQVTHLQYAFLSVEEDGSVAFADGYADRRNLAAFRDRKRDHPNTKMILSIGGFFASEYYSNAAQNSTRRARFARTAIEIMREYDFDGLDLDWRYPGGGNPNAFTREGDVDRFMLLLQEVRRQLDAAGSEDGTTYELSISASIDPEFTEGLDVAGFADAIDRVNVMAFDYTGPWEERTGFNAPLYNPFPDSPDNAYYVANAMSAWREQPIDPSKLNLAFASYGRGFTGVGPENRGFDQPFDGTPPGTVPSEESGTYDYWDIEYNVNADNDYEYHWHDDAAAPFLYSESDGVFVTYDNMRSVSEKAQFVADEEFGGMTMWDFHGDKRRALLYAVNTVLAE from the coding sequence ATGAATGCAGCAATCTCACGCAGAGACTTCTTAACGGCCCTCGGGGCCACCGCCGCTCTCGGGGCGGTCGGCCACGCCCGGGCCGACCCGATTCACGCACCGCTCGACGAGCAGAACGCGCCGCCGACCGACAAGACAGTCATCGGCATCTACCCGTCGTGGTCCCGCTACGAACGCAACTACATGCCGGGCCGGGTCCCGCTGGACCAAGTCACGCACCTCCAGTACGCCTTCCTGAGCGTCGAGGAAGACGGGAGCGTCGCCTTCGCCGACGGCTACGCCGACCGGCGGAACCTCGCGGCGTTCCGCGACCGCAAGCGCGACCACCCGAACACGAAGATGATTCTCTCCATCGGGGGCTTCTTCGCGTCGGAATACTACTCGAACGCCGCGCAAAACTCGACGCGCCGCGCGCGCTTCGCTCGGACCGCCATCGAAATCATGCGCGAATACGACTTCGACGGCCTCGACCTCGACTGGCGCTACCCGGGCGGCGGGAACCCTAACGCCTTCACCCGCGAGGGCGACGTGGACCGTTTCATGCTCCTGTTGCAGGAGGTCCGACGGCAACTGGACGCGGCCGGGAGCGAAGACGGCACGACCTACGAACTCAGCATCTCCGCGTCCATCGACCCCGAGTTCACCGAGGGCCTCGACGTGGCCGGGTTCGCCGACGCTATCGACCGAGTGAACGTGATGGCGTTCGACTACACCGGGCCGTGGGAGGAACGCACCGGGTTCAACGCCCCGCTGTACAACCCGTTCCCGGACTCGCCGGACAACGCCTACTACGTCGCCAACGCGATGAGTGCGTGGCGCGAGCAACCCATCGACCCGAGCAAACTGAACCTCGCGTTCGCCTCCTACGGGCGCGGCTTTACCGGCGTCGGTCCGGAGAACCGCGGGTTCGACCAGCCCTTCGACGGGACGCCGCCGGGAACGGTTCCCTCGGAGGAGTCCGGGACCTACGACTACTGGGACATCGAGTACAACGTCAACGCGGACAACGACTACGAGTACCACTGGCACGACGACGCCGCCGCGCCGTTCCTCTACTCCGAGTCCGACGGCGTGTTCGTCACCTACGACAACATGCGGTCGGTCAGCGAGAAGGCGCAGTTCGTCGCCGACGAGGAGTTCGGCGGCATGACGATGTGGGACTTCCACGGCGATAAGCGACGGGCGCTCCTGTACGCGGTCAACACCGTCCTCGCCGAGTAG
- a CDS encoding aldo/keto reductase — MATRAATWAYRDDHDDFARTFFRRFGSGVVSSIGVGTYLGDPTDERDAAYHDAIVTALEGGVNVVDTAINYRHQRSERVVGRAIADADVPREAVVVATKGGFVPFDGERPADPGAFVQSEYVDTGIVDADELVSGQHCIAPQFLDDQLDRSLSNLGLDTIDCYYVHNPETQLADHGRDEVYDKLEAAFEQLERRAADGDLNHYGVATWEAFRVPKDHESYLSLPEVVERARAAAKTVGNTATHFRAIQCPFNVFMADAFTVEAHDGPDGPQSALWFAHEAGLNVFTSASILQGRLANEMPESVEAKLDGETRAQRAINFARSAPGVTCSLVGMGSVEHAKENVEAGRYEPLGADAFDAVFE; from the coding sequence ATGGCTACACGGGCGGCGACATGGGCGTACCGGGACGACCACGACGACTTCGCGCGCACGTTCTTCCGCCGGTTCGGCAGCGGCGTCGTCTCCAGCATCGGCGTCGGCACGTACCTCGGCGACCCGACCGACGAACGCGACGCGGCGTACCACGACGCCATCGTCACGGCGCTCGAAGGGGGCGTCAACGTCGTCGACACCGCCATCAACTACCGCCACCAGCGCTCGGAGCGCGTGGTCGGGCGAGCGATAGCGGACGCCGACGTGCCGCGGGAGGCCGTCGTCGTCGCGACGAAGGGCGGGTTCGTCCCGTTCGACGGCGAGCGACCGGCCGACCCCGGCGCGTTCGTCCAGTCGGAGTACGTCGACACCGGCATCGTCGACGCCGACGAGCTGGTGAGCGGCCAGCACTGCATCGCGCCGCAGTTCCTCGACGACCAGTTGGACCGGTCGCTGTCGAACCTCGGCCTCGACACAATCGACTGCTACTACGTCCACAATCCCGAGACGCAACTGGCCGACCACGGCCGCGACGAAGTGTACGACAAACTCGAAGCCGCGTTCGAACAGTTAGAGCGACGGGCGGCCGACGGCGACCTGAACCACTACGGCGTGGCGACGTGGGAGGCGTTCCGGGTGCCGAAGGACCACGAGAGCTACCTCTCGCTCCCAGAGGTGGTCGAACGGGCGCGGGCGGCCGCGAAGACGGTGGGAAACACGGCGACGCACTTCCGGGCCATCCAGTGTCCCTTCAACGTCTTCATGGCCGACGCGTTCACCGTGGAGGCCCACGACGGGCCGGACGGCCCGCAGTCGGCGCTGTGGTTCGCCCACGAGGCGGGCCTGAACGTCTTTACGAGCGCCTCGATACTGCAGGGGCGGTTGGCGAACGAGATGCCCGAGTCCGTCGAAGCGAAACTCGACGGGGAGACGCGCGCCCAGCGCGCGATAAACTTCGCACGGAGTGCGCCGGGCGTGACCTGCTCGCTGGTCGGGATGGGGTCGGTCGAGCACGCAAAAGAGAACGTCGAGGCGGGGCGGTACGAACCGCTCGGTGCGGACGCCTTCGACGCGGTGTTCGAGTGA
- a CDS encoding NAD(P)/FAD-dependent oxidoreductase, with protein sequence MRVAVVGGGAVGLVVAGDLARRGVSVTLYERDELGSGATGRAAGIAYDAFADPVDAAVADRALERWRQWGLLDPCPYVWVAREDGDGTAIDGQVREMRANGRDVERVDPEALGERYPTLETDNVVAAGVANAAGLLDAESVVDSLADRARRTGADVRTGTPVSLNGPTAVESPTGTESFDAVVVAAGPATKPLVADAGVSLALKAYRAQVLVTESVDAALPSFYDATSEFYWRPQGDALLVGDGAHEVDPADWDRDADPEFVDATLDRVREATTLSIGVDRSWAGLCTATPDRDPLVGRAADGLWVATGWQGHGLMRAPAMGEFVARRLCGEPSRLDGRVGERLDPTRFDGDESFDALGYPTADW encoded by the coding sequence ATGCGCGTCGCCGTCGTCGGCGGTGGCGCGGTCGGACTGGTCGTCGCCGGTGACCTCGCGCGGCGCGGCGTCTCGGTCACGCTCTACGAACGTGACGAACTCGGGAGCGGCGCGACCGGTCGCGCCGCGGGCATCGCCTACGACGCCTTCGCCGACCCCGTGGACGCCGCCGTCGCGGACCGCGCCCTCGAACGGTGGCGCCAGTGGGGCCTGCTCGACCCGTGTCCGTACGTCTGGGTTGCCCGCGAGGACGGCGACGGAACCGCAATCGACGGACAGGTCCGCGAGATGCGAGCGAACGGACGGGACGTAGAGCGCGTCGACCCGGAAGCGCTCGGCGAGCGGTACCCCACGCTCGAAACCGACAATGTCGTCGCGGCGGGCGTCGCCAACGCGGCCGGTCTGTTGGACGCCGAGTCGGTCGTCGACTCGCTCGCAGACCGGGCACGGCGGACTGGCGCGGACGTGCGGACCGGGACGCCTGTCTCGCTGAACGGGCCGACGGCAGTCGAGTCGCCGACCGGAACCGAATCGTTCGACGCCGTCGTCGTCGCGGCCGGTCCCGCGACGAAACCCCTGGTCGCCGACGCGGGCGTCTCGCTGGCGCTGAAAGCCTACCGCGCGCAGGTCCTCGTCACCGAGTCCGTCGACGCCGCTCTCCCGTCGTTCTACGATGCCACCAGCGAGTTCTACTGGCGGCCACAGGGGGACGCCCTCCTCGTCGGTGACGGCGCACACGAAGTCGACCCCGCCGACTGGGACCGCGACGCCGACCCCGAGTTCGTCGACGCGACGCTCGACCGGGTCCGGGAAGCGACGACGCTTTCCATCGGCGTCGACCGCTCGTGGGCGGGCCTGTGTACGGCGACGCCCGACCGTGACCCCCTCGTCGGCCGCGCCGCCGACGGCCTCTGGGTCGCGACGGGGTGGCAGGGCCACGGTCTGATGCGCGCGCCAGCGATGGGTGAATTCGTGGCACGGCGACTCTGTGGGGAGCCGTCGCGACTCGACGGGCGGGTGGGCGAACGGTTGGACCCGACCCGGTTCGACGGTGACGAGTCCTTCGACGCGCTCGGCTACCCGACAGCGGACTGGTGA
- a CDS encoding DHH family phosphoesterase: MSLVAGGDLATRAEQVLAFASTNPVAAAVGVIALLVVFSVGVIAYRYLTRTPGDRLQSVLGACEAVAVLMHPNPDPDAMSSALAVERLASAVGTDATLYYTGEIRRPENRAFETVLDIDISRIETRGDIEEEDIVLVDHNEARGFPGAGGIDPLAVVDHHPGDGTGEEFTDVRPDVGACATIFAEYFESLDWEFYEVNTAVTDGGVNTNALPDDTVPSHLATGLIYGIQSDTRSLTNGCAADDFAAAAYLYEGMDPDLLNRIANPQIDAEVLEVKARAITSRIVKTPFAYSDVGEVSNTDAIPQAADELETLEGVSAVVVLGECNGTIRIAGRSRDDRVHIGRVIESVVSEIPMGEGGGHARMGGGQIPVEYMAGIGPSSGISREDLRQRVFEAMSGER, translated from the coding sequence ATGTCACTGGTGGCTGGCGGTGACCTCGCGACGCGGGCGGAGCAGGTCCTCGCGTTCGCCAGCACGAACCCGGTAGCGGCCGCTGTCGGCGTTATCGCGCTCCTCGTCGTGTTCAGCGTCGGGGTCATCGCCTACCGGTATCTGACGCGCACGCCGGGCGACCGCTTGCAGTCGGTCCTCGGCGCGTGCGAGGCCGTCGCGGTGTTGATGCACCCGAATCCCGACCCCGACGCGATGTCGTCGGCGTTGGCCGTCGAGCGGTTGGCCTCGGCGGTGGGCACGGACGCGACGCTGTACTACACGGGGGAGATTCGACGGCCGGAGAACCGCGCCTTCGAGACGGTACTCGATATCGACATCAGTCGTATCGAGACGCGCGGCGACATCGAGGAGGAGGATATCGTCCTCGTCGACCACAACGAAGCCCGGGGGTTCCCCGGAGCGGGGGGAATCGACCCGCTGGCCGTCGTCGACCACCACCCCGGTGACGGGACCGGCGAGGAGTTCACCGACGTTCGGCCCGATGTCGGTGCGTGTGCGACCATCTTCGCCGAGTACTTCGAGTCGCTGGACTGGGAGTTCTACGAGGTGAACACGGCCGTAACCGACGGCGGCGTGAACACGAACGCGCTCCCCGACGACACGGTCCCGAGTCACCTCGCCACGGGCCTCATCTACGGTATCCAGTCCGACACGCGCTCGCTGACCAACGGCTGTGCCGCCGACGATTTCGCGGCGGCGGCGTATCTCTACGAGGGGATGGACCCCGACCTGTTGAACCGCATCGCGAACCCGCAGATAGACGCCGAAGTCCTCGAAGTGAAGGCCCGCGCGATAACGAGTCGCATCGTGAAGACCCCATTCGCCTACAGCGACGTGGGTGAAGTGTCCAACACCGACGCGATTCCGCAAGCCGCCGACGAACTGGAGACCTTAGAGGGCGTCTCGGCCGTCGTCGTCCTCGGGGAGTGCAACGGGACGATTCGCATCGCGGGCCGGTCCCGGGACGACCGGGTCCACATCGGGCGCGTCATCGAGTCGGTCGTCAGCGAGATACCGATGGGCGAGGGCGGCGGCCACGCCCGGATGGGCGGCGGGCAGATTCCCGTCGAGTACATGGCCGGTATCGGCCCCAGCAGCGGCATCTCTCGCGAGGACCTGCGCCAACGGGTGTTCGAAGCGATGTCGGGCGAGCGCTGA
- a CDS encoding SDR family oxidoreductase, whose product MTRVAILGCGYVGLELGRQLRGDHDVVGVRRSADGVAAVEDAGFEAVQADVTDAESLAAVPDADWVVFAASSGGRGADAAREVYVDGLRTAIDHFWAREDAPERLVYTSSTGVYGDHDGEWVDEETPLDPQTEKTEVLAEAERVARERPTDYGGHGSVARFAGLYGPDRYRLSRYLEGPVTAGYLNMVHRDDAAGAVRFLLEGDHRAEVVLVVDDEPVEKWAFADWLAEQCDVPFPPKQTKAERLADESLSATATRRIQTSKRCSNERLRSLGYDFVYPTFREGYQKAIDTYLRN is encoded by the coding sequence ATGACGCGCGTCGCTATCCTCGGGTGTGGGTACGTCGGCCTCGAACTCGGGCGGCAACTGCGGGGCGACCACGACGTAGTCGGCGTCCGCCGCTCGGCGGACGGCGTCGCGGCGGTCGAGGACGCCGGGTTCGAGGCGGTACAGGCCGACGTGACAGACGCCGAGTCGCTGGCCGCCGTGCCCGACGCCGACTGGGTCGTCTTCGCGGCCAGTTCCGGCGGTCGGGGGGCCGACGCCGCTCGCGAGGTGTACGTCGACGGTCTACGAACCGCTATCGACCACTTCTGGGCGCGCGAGGACGCTCCCGAACGACTCGTCTACACATCCAGCACGGGTGTCTACGGCGACCACGACGGCGAATGGGTCGACGAAGAGACGCCGCTGGACCCGCAGACCGAGAAGACGGAAGTCCTCGCGGAGGCCGAACGCGTCGCGCGCGAGCGACCGACCGACTACGGCGGCCACGGGAGCGTCGCGCGCTTCGCCGGGTTGTACGGTCCCGACCGGTATCGGCTCTCCCGGTATCTAGAGGGACCGGTAACGGCGGGCTATCTCAACATGGTCCACCGCGACGACGCCGCCGGAGCCGTGCGGTTTCTGCTGGAGGGGGACCACCGCGCCGAGGTGGTGCTGGTCGTCGACGACGAACCCGTCGAGAAGTGGGCCTTCGCCGATTGGCTGGCCGAGCAGTGCGACGTGCCGTTCCCCCCGAAACAGACGAAAGCGGAGCGACTGGCCGACGAGAGCCTCTCGGCGACGGCGACCCGGCGCATTCAGACCAGCAAGCGCTGTTCGAACGAGCGCCTCCGCTCGCTCGGGTACGACTTCGTTTACCCGACGTTTCGCGAGGGCTACCAGAAAGCAATCGATACGTATCTCAGAAACTAA